The DNA window AGAGATGAACCTCTATTACCGATGTTTCTTTCTTTAGAAAGCGGGCAGCAGTATTGAATATAATAGGCACAGCTTTTTCTTTGGGAAAACCAAATATACCGGAGCTAATTGCAGGTAAGGATACAGACTTTAAATTATACTCCGCTGCCACTTCTAATGCACTTCTTACTGCACTTTCCAATTTTTTTTCCTCATCTCCTTCGCCCCAGACAGGTCCAACGGTATGAATTACATATTTTGCTTTTAATTTTCCGCCTGTCGTGATTGCCGCTTTTCCTACAGGAACATAACCAATCTTGTTGCTTTCCTCCTGGATAATTCTGCCTCCTTTTCTTACTATTGCTCCTGCCACTCCGCCGCCATGTTGAAGCTGGGAATTTGCAGCATTGACGATGGCATCTACATCCTCCTCCGTCAGATCACCCTTAATAACCTTCAATATTTTGTTGTCTATTTTAACTTCTCTTAAAATTTCCATTATTGCCTCCTCTGTATTATGATTATAATCATGGGGAAGTCTCTTTTTGTCAAGTAATTCCCACGGTAATTATTTGCAACTGCCAAAGGCAGCTGCAAACAGGAGGTATTTATGGAAAAGGTTATCAACCTGGTAGAAAAAGCGGCTAGAGCTTTAGATGAAAGAGGTAAGATTCCATTTAGTGAAAACGATATAAAAAGGTATATAAAAGATTATTTAAAGAAAACCTTTGAGGTTGATGATATAAAAAAGGCTGTAGAAGTACTACTTATAGACTCGCAACAAAAATCCCCGATGAGAAAATGCATCTATAGATATAAAGATGGTTATTCCTATTCACATGTATGCTCCTTCGGGGGCTAATTAGTTTTACTTTTTTACAAATACATAAATAGTAACAATAAGTTAGTTTATTTACTGTTGACTAAGCTGGAGTTTCACCTAAAATAGAAGTAGTTGTTGGCCATTTATGTTTAATATAAGGATATTATGCGGGGGTGTATATGCTGGATTTAAAGAACAGTTTCATATTTGCACCAATAAAAACAGGTTATGGTAAGGGAGATGGAAAAGTTACAGATAGGCATGCGGCATTTTATGCGGCAAGGAGTGAATATTTAGGAGCGGTTACCTTAGAACCGCCTTATCTGGATAAAGGATTACGCGAGCTGCCTACTCAAATAGGAATAGATAATGATGACAAGATAGAAGAATTGAATAGGTTAAATGATTCTATGCATGCAAATGGTACAAAGGTTGTTGCCCATCTAAATCATCCCGGGAGAATGGCAAATCCTAAAATACCAGGAAATTATTTTGTCTCTTCAACGGATAAGCCCTGCGAAAATGGCGGTGCTACTCCAAAAAAGATGGACACAGAGGATATGAAAAAGGTAATACAGCTGTTTGCAGATGCTGCTGTAAGATCAGAAAAGGCAGGTTTTGACATCATTGAATTGCAATTTGGACATGGCTACTTATTAGCTCAATTTATTTCTCCTACCGTTAACGATAGAGACGATGAATATGGAGGAAGTTTTGAGAACAGAACAAAATTTCCATTGCAGGTTTTTGATGTGGTTAAAAACGCCACGGGTCTTCCTATAATCGTAAGGATTAGCGGTGATGAGATGATACCAAATGGTATAAAATTGCCGGAGATGATAAAACTTTCAAAAATTCTAAAGGAAAAGGGAGTTCAAGCCATGCATGTTAGTGCTGGGAGTGTATGTTCAACTCCGCCCTGGTATTTCCAGCATATGTTCACGCCTAAGGGTAAAACCTGGGAAATGGCAGAAAAGATCAAAGAAGCTGTAAATATTCCTGTTGTATTCGTGGGACAGATAAACACCTTTGAGGATATTAATAAAATAAAAAATGATTACCCTGATGATTATATTGCTATAGGCAGAGCGCTTATAGCAGATCCGGATTTTATCGGCAAGTATTTAGGCAAGATCAAGGGTGCATATGCACCCTGTTTGGCATGTGCAGAAGGATGTCTTGGTGGTG is part of the Deltaproteobacteria bacterium genome and encodes:
- a CDS encoding macro domain-containing protein → MEILREVKIDNKILKVIKGDLTEEDVDAIVNAANSQLQHGGGVAGAIVRKGGRIIQEESNKIGYVPVGKAAITTGGKLKAKYVIHTVGPVWGEGDEEKKLESAVRSALEVAAEYNLKSVSLPAISSGIFGFPKEKAVPIIFNTAARFLKKETSVIEVHLCNIDGFTSSLFVEEADKRQS
- a CDS encoding FAD-dependent oxidoreductase, which codes for MYMLDLKNSFIFAPIKTGYGKGDGKVTDRHAAFYAARSEYLGAVTLEPPYLDKGLRELPTQIGIDNDDKIEELNRLNDSMHANGTKVVAHLNHPGRMANPKIPGNYFVSSTDKPCENGGATPKKMDTEDMKKVIQLFADAAVRSEKAGFDIIELQFGHGYLLAQFISPTVNDRDDEYGGSFENRTKFPLQVFDVVKNATGLPIIVRISGDEMIPNGIKLPEMIKLSKILKEKGVQAMHVSAGSVCSTPPWYFQHMFTPKGKTWEMAEKIKEAVNIPVVFVGQINTFEDINKIKNDYPDDYIAIGRALIADPDFIGKYLGKIKGAYAPCLACAEGCLGGVKSGQGLQCLVNPTVGRETQGTEKAKQPKRYAVVGGGLAGMEAAITLKERGHDIDLYEKDRLGGQFNLAPLTPHKRSMAKLVPYLIEKLKEEDVSVIFKEAAKTDLVSKYDGVILATGSVPAVPKIHGLNKFYWADILLEENLPQNKNVFIVGGGLIGVDIATALIPRNNKVTIVKRTTDFGEDMEMIAKLLSLKMMKEKGVVFSDHTYIKRIEGKTVYAERDGKQIQFNNVDIFVVSTGMKSYNPLENKLKQELPTYVIGDAMCPGNAQDAIRDGYETGLKL